From one Primulina tabacum isolate GXHZ01 unplaced genomic scaffold, ASM2559414v2 Contig540, whole genome shotgun sequence genomic stretch:
- the LOC142534476 gene encoding la-related protein 1C-like — translation MATASDSSASVQSVILFLAEDGQAEGSENVGVTKKCVWNNPANGVAPQVGALMGTASWPDFSKSARASTKASSSSTDSLEELSHEPIILSQGTSVDSWSSQEVATNSASNHESPIRQCSPELGGDRTSHRNITANGSFSQAPNSHSSVVEASPFKPVKSSISSGVSPRDNTRWDVGQRGGSHSGHEPHHPRGPFRRNNSGPQLQGNGSSNHGHGSKRYQERWIDDWSYNHQSFGSRVNLAPQQSVASRPFIRGPVSSAPFIPPPPPVGARPYGPPVFYNGEVCCFEILASVDYLAC, via the exons ATGGCTACTGCTTCTGACTCCTCCGCCTCTGTTCAATCTGTAATTCT TTTCTTGGCCGAGGATGGTCAGGCTGAGGGAAGTGAGAATGTTGGTGTAACCAAGAAGTGTGTTTGGAACAATCCTGCTAATGGTGTTGCTCCGCAGGTTGGTGCTTTGATGGGGACAGCATCTTGGCCTGATTTCTCCAAATCAGCTCGTGCTTCCACGAAGGCTTCTTCGAGTTCGACTGATTCTCTTGAAGAACTCTCTCACGAACCAATCATTCTGTCACAG GGGACGTCAGTTGACTCTTGGTCTTCACAGGAAGTAGCAACAAATTCAGCTTCGAACCATGAATCTCCTATCCGCCAGTGTTCTCCGGAGCTAGGTGGTGACAGGACAAGTCACAGAAACATAACAGCCAACGGCAGCTTTTCTCAAGCACCAAATTCACACAGTTCTGTGGTTGAAGCGTCTCCTTTTAAGCCAGTGAAGTCCAGCATCTCTTCGGGGGTATCTCCTAGGGACAACACACGTTGGGATGTTGGACAGAGAGGAGGATCTCACAGTGGGCATGAGCCACACCATCCGCGTGGTCCTTTTAGAAGGAACAACAGTGGACCGCAACTTCAAGGGAATGGTTCTTCTAATCATGGCCATGGTAGCAAACGATACCAGGAACGTTGGATTGATGATTGGAGCTATAACCATCAATCTTTTGGCAGCAGAGTAAACCTTGCACCCCAGCAGAGTGTCGCCTCTCGGCCCTTCATACGTGGTCCAGTTTCAAGTGCTCCTTTTATTCCTCCACCTCCCCCTGTGGGTGCGCGGCCCTATGGTCCCCCAGTGTTCTACAATGGTGAGGTTTGCTGCTTTGAGATACTTGCTTCTGTAGATTATCTTGCGtgctaa